One Glutamicibacter halophytocola DNA segment encodes these proteins:
- the epsC gene encoding serine O-acetyltransferase EpsC, whose product MSFFSRLREDLATARQHDPAARSDTENFFVYSGLHAIWMHRLAHKMWQNPSLRWPARLLSQATRALTGIEIHPGATIGRRFFIDHGMGIVIGETAEIGEDVMIYHGVTLGGRSLAKVKRHPTIGDRVVIGAGAKVLGPIVIGADSAIGANAVVVKDAPEGSIVTGIPARNRPRTPEERKPAVDPAEYIDPAMWI is encoded by the coding sequence ATGAGTTTTTTCTCCCGGCTGCGTGAAGACCTGGCCACAGCTCGACAGCATGATCCTGCGGCGCGCAGTGATACCGAAAACTTTTTCGTGTATTCAGGGTTGCACGCCATCTGGATGCATCGGCTGGCCCACAAGATGTGGCAAAACCCGTCCCTGAGGTGGCCGGCGCGCTTGCTGTCCCAGGCGACCCGTGCGCTCACCGGAATCGAGATCCACCCAGGTGCCACCATTGGCCGCCGCTTCTTCATCGACCACGGCATGGGCATCGTCATCGGCGAGACCGCTGAAATTGGCGAGGATGTCATGATTTACCACGGCGTCACCCTCGGCGGCCGATCCCTGGCCAAGGTCAAGCGCCACCCGACCATTGGCGACCGCGTTGTCATCGGCGCTGGCGCCAAGGTGCTCGGCCCCATCGTGATTGGAGCCGATTCTGCAATCGGCGCCAATGCCGTAGTGGTCAAGGATGCGCCAGAAGGCTCGATCGTCACCGGAATCCCTGCGCGGAACCGCCCGCGCACTCCCGAGGAGCGCAAGCCCGCGGTTGACCCGGCAGAGTACATCGATCCAGCGATGTGGATCTAG
- the cysK gene encoding cysteine synthase A, whose protein sequence is MGKIYNNVTEVIGRTPLVKLNRLDEGLAGNIAVKLEFYNPANSVKDRIGVAIVDAAEKSGALKPGGTIVEGTSGNTGIALAMVGAARGYKVILTMPETMSTERRVMLRAFGAEIVLTPGADGMRGAVEKAKEIVATSDNAVWAQQFANTANPQIHSDTTGPEIWDDTEGKIDVLVAGIGTGGTITGAGRFLKEKNPDLKIVAVEPKDSPILNGGKPGPHKIQGLGANFIPEVLDTELYDEVLDASIEDSVATARALGVKEGILGGISAGAAVWGALQIAAREEYAGKQIVAIIPDFGERYISTLLFDDIRG, encoded by the coding sequence ATGGGCAAAATCTACAACAACGTCACCGAAGTTATCGGCCGCACCCCGCTGGTGAAGCTGAACCGACTTGATGAGGGCCTGGCCGGCAACATCGCCGTGAAGCTGGAATTCTACAACCCAGCCAATTCCGTCAAGGACCGCATCGGTGTAGCCATCGTTGACGCCGCCGAGAAGTCCGGTGCACTGAAGCCAGGCGGAACCATCGTTGAAGGCACTTCCGGCAACACCGGTATCGCCCTTGCCATGGTCGGCGCCGCCCGTGGCTACAAGGTCATCCTGACCATGCCAGAGACCATGTCCACCGAGCGCCGGGTCATGCTGCGTGCCTTCGGCGCAGAGATCGTGCTCACCCCGGGTGCCGACGGCATGCGCGGTGCAGTGGAGAAGGCCAAGGAAATCGTTGCAACTTCTGACAACGCCGTTTGGGCACAGCAGTTCGCCAACACCGCCAACCCGCAGATCCACTCGGACACCACCGGCCCAGAAATCTGGGACGATACCGAAGGCAAGATCGACGTCCTCGTCGCAGGCATCGGTACCGGTGGCACCATCACCGGTGCCGGACGCTTCCTGAAGGAAAAGAACCCGGATTTGAAGATTGTTGCTGTGGAGCCCAAGGATTCCCCTATCCTCAACGGCGGCAAGCCAGGCCCGCACAAGATCCAGGGCCTGGGCGCGAACTTCATCCCAGAGGTCCTGGACACCGAACTGTACGACGAAGTTCTTGATGCCAGCATCGAGGACTCGGTTGCCACCGCCCGCGCGCTGGGCGTCAAGGAAGGCATCCTCGGCGGCATCTCCGCTGGTGCGGCCGTATGGGGCGCACTGCAGATTGCTGCTCGCGAAGAATACGCAGGCAAGCAAATTGTTGCCATCATTCCCGACTTCGGTGAGCGCTACATTTCCACCCTGCTGTTTGATGACATCCGCGGCTAA
- the msrA gene encoding peptide-methionine (S)-S-oxide reductase MsrA: MTTFVLAGGCFWCLDAVYQRTRGVHAVISGYIGGHTSNPDYRQVCSGTTGHAEGVAVIFDPQIVPAEVILDMFFTVHDPTTLNRQGYDVGTQYRSAMFPLDDQQREQFIAAKDKFASFYTNPIVTTIEESKDFYPAEQIHQDYYSANQDVGYCRVIIDPKLAKVRKYYAQWLNEA; the protein is encoded by the coding sequence CTGACGACCTTCGTCCTGGCCGGCGGTTGCTTCTGGTGCCTGGATGCGGTTTACCAGCGCACGCGTGGCGTCCATGCCGTCATCTCCGGATACATCGGCGGGCACACCAGCAATCCGGACTATCGACAGGTCTGCTCCGGAACCACCGGCCACGCCGAGGGCGTTGCCGTCATCTTTGATCCACAGATCGTGCCCGCTGAAGTCATCTTGGACATGTTCTTCACCGTTCACGACCCAACTACGCTCAATCGCCAGGGCTACGACGTGGGCACCCAATATCGTTCGGCGATGTTCCCACTCGATGATCAGCAGCGCGAGCAATTCATTGCGGCGAAGGACAAGTTTGCGTCCTTTTACACTAATCCGATCGTCACTACCATAGAAGAGTCCAAAGATTTCTACCCGGCAGAGCAAATACACCAGGATTATTACTCTGCGAACCAAGATGTCGGATATTGCCGCGTGATTATTGACCCGAAACTCGCAAAGGTCAGGAAATATTACGCTCAATGGCTAAATGAAGCCTAG
- a CDS encoding Nif3-like dinuclear metal center hexameric protein, with protein MQSEESAPLAPTTLGNVLEAVEELWPHSLAEDWDAVGLVTGRTGQRVSKVVMAVDPTLEVIEDAIERGADLLITHHPLLLRGVTQVAGTSFKGEAIHRLIETGTALLTAHTNADSAIGGVNDALADAFGLKDCVPLVDSKDGLPEEGLGRVGFLEKPMKLEDFAERVYTVLPAVAGGVRVAGDRTGIIRKVALCGGAGDSLFDAVRSHQADVYVTADLRHHPASEAREAANGGFPYLIDVSHFASEWVWLSAGARALGNVLNDLGHAVEIEISQVNSDPWDFVLTP; from the coding sequence ATGCAGTCCGAGGAATCCGCTCCCTTGGCGCCAACTACTTTGGGTAATGTCCTTGAAGCAGTGGAAGAGCTTTGGCCACATTCCCTGGCCGAGGACTGGGACGCCGTAGGACTGGTAACCGGTCGTACCGGCCAGCGGGTCTCGAAGGTCGTCATGGCAGTGGACCCAACGCTGGAAGTGATTGAAGATGCGATCGAGCGTGGGGCCGATCTGCTGATTACTCACCACCCGCTGCTCCTGCGTGGTGTGACCCAGGTGGCAGGCACGAGCTTCAAGGGTGAAGCTATACATCGGCTCATCGAAACTGGGACCGCATTGCTGACGGCGCACACAAATGCCGATAGCGCCATTGGGGGAGTAAACGACGCGCTGGCCGATGCCTTTGGGCTTAAGGATTGCGTGCCGCTGGTCGATTCGAAGGACGGCCTGCCTGAAGAAGGCCTGGGCCGTGTCGGCTTCTTGGAGAAGCCGATGAAGCTCGAGGATTTCGCGGAACGTGTTTACACGGTGCTGCCGGCTGTGGCCGGGGGTGTGCGAGTCGCCGGAGACCGTACCGGGATTATTCGAAAAGTCGCGCTCTGCGGCGGCGCCGGCGATTCGCTCTTTGATGCAGTGCGTTCACACCAGGCCGACGTATACGTCACTGCAGATTTGCGCCACCACCCGGCGAGCGAAGCACGCGAAGCAGCCAATGGCGGGTTCCCGTACCTCATCGATGTATCGCACTTTGCCTCCGAGTGGGTGTGGCTCTCGGCGGGAGCCCGCGCTCTGGGGAACGTGCTCAATGATCTGGGGCATGCCGTCGAGATTGAAATTTCGCAGGTCAATAGCGATCCATGGGACTTTGTCCTGACTCCATAG
- a CDS encoding VOC family protein, protein MEIWVDDLATSTASLGWLLTRLGYRIQSQWDNGISYQHGSHYIVLESGPDVRHELHDRRLPGLNHLAFSLPSAQLVETVAADALTHGFTMMFADKHPHAGGPDHYAAYLEDQAGFEVELVAAPAPGEN, encoded by the coding sequence TTGGAAATCTGGGTCGACGATTTAGCAACTAGTACGGCATCGCTGGGCTGGCTGCTGACGCGACTTGGCTATCGCATCCAATCCCAATGGGACAACGGCATAAGCTATCAGCACGGCAGCCATTACATCGTTTTGGAATCCGGGCCGGATGTCCGGCATGAACTTCATGATCGGCGCTTGCCGGGGTTGAACCACTTGGCTTTTAGCCTGCCGAGCGCACAGCTCGTTGAAACTGTTGCAGCTGATGCCCTGACCCATGGATTCACCATGATGTTTGCGGATAAGCATCCGCATGCCGGCGGCCCCGATCACTACGCGGCCTATTTAGAGGATCAAGCCGGCTTCGAAGTGGAACTAGTCGCAGCACCGGCCCCAGGGGAAAACTAG
- a CDS encoding YaaA family protein has protein sequence MPLFINRESSLSSDKLEGVLILLPPSEGKTAHAEGSPFDLADLSFPELSDDRHQVLGALAEVSGRADAMDVLGVGASLANEVARNINLHIEPAAKAHDIYSGVLFEALGYSTLSPEAQRRADQSIVVISALWGAVRFADRIPPYRLSMSVKLEPLGKLASWWKKRLAAILDEAAADQLVIDARSSTYAAAYKPSNGNSIAINVFQLRNGVPKVVSHFAKHTRGEVARFLVQQETEPATADELVQLIRSRWEASLVEDKKGRALNILLPEDHQFTTAK, from the coding sequence GTGCCCTTATTCATCAACCGGGAATCCTCGCTGTCCTCGGATAAGCTGGAAGGCGTGCTTATTTTGTTGCCACCTTCAGAAGGTAAAACCGCTCATGCTGAAGGTTCCCCGTTCGACCTTGCCGACCTCTCGTTTCCTGAACTGAGCGATGATCGCCATCAAGTGCTCGGAGCCTTGGCAGAGGTTTCAGGCCGGGCGGATGCCATGGACGTCTTGGGTGTTGGCGCTTCCTTGGCGAACGAAGTCGCCCGCAATATCAATTTGCACATAGAACCTGCCGCCAAGGCCCACGACATCTATTCCGGCGTGCTCTTCGAAGCGCTGGGCTATTCGACGCTCAGCCCTGAAGCGCAACGGCGCGCTGATCAGAGCATCGTCGTGATTTCCGCGCTATGGGGTGCGGTGCGCTTTGCCGACCGCATTCCCCCATATCGGCTGTCCATGTCCGTGAAATTGGAGCCCCTGGGCAAGCTCGCCAGCTGGTGGAAAAAGCGGCTCGCCGCGATTCTGGATGAAGCCGCTGCAGACCAGCTGGTCATTGATGCCCGCTCCAGCACTTATGCCGCAGCCTACAAGCCAAGTAACGGCAACAGCATTGCCATTAATGTTTTCCAGTTGCGCAACGGCGTGCCGAAAGTCGTTTCCCATTTTGCCAAGCACACCCGCGGCGAAGTTGCCCGGTTCCTGGTTCAGCAAGAGACCGAGCCGGCGACTGCTGATGAGCTGGTCCAGCTGATTAGATCCAGGTGGGAGGCGTCCCTCGTTGAGGACAAGAAGGGACGAGCGCTGAACATCTTGCTGCCCGAGGACCACCAGTTCACCACCGCCAAATAG
- a CDS encoding glyceraldehyde-3-phosphate dehydrogenase, with translation MTQQSVVAQQEWSGREELAEAMIPLIGRLYRKNNVVPSVYGRKLINQSAIDIIKAHRVVRRIDGEELSLKATKAILDEIETLNVGSVSVDLGRLNKKFKESGSVDLNAFLSNELGDKVGQSGATDAEPKDVVLYGFGRIGRLLARILIERGGYGLRLRAIVVRKGSDDDIVKRASLLRRDSVHGRFEGSITVDEENNTILANGTLIKVIYSNDPTTVDYTAHGIDNAIVVDNTGRWRDEAGLSQHLQAKGVARVLLTAPGKGDLKNIVHGINDSWITAEDKIVTAASCTTNAITPVLKALNDKFGVSHGHVETVHSFTNDQNLIDNFHKGERRGRAAALNMVITETGAAKAVAKALPEFEGKLTGNAIRVPTPDVSMAILNLNLESETTKEELNAYLRETSLTSNLHKQIDYIDSPEVVSTDFVGSRRAGIVDGLATIVSGKNAVVYVWYDNEFGYSCQVVRVIETIAGTHPVAVPALKAEAVTA, from the coding sequence GTGACCCAGCAGTCTGTCGTTGCCCAGCAAGAATGGAGCGGGCGCGAAGAGCTCGCCGAGGCCATGATTCCACTGATCGGACGCCTGTACCGCAAGAACAATGTGGTGCCCTCCGTATATGGCCGCAAGCTGATCAACCAGTCCGCCATCGACATCATCAAGGCGCACCGCGTAGTACGCCGCATTGATGGCGAAGAGCTAAGCCTGAAGGCAACCAAAGCAATCCTCGACGAGATCGAGACGCTGAATGTTGGATCGGTATCCGTTGACCTTGGCCGTTTAAACAAGAAGTTCAAGGAATCCGGCTCTGTTGACCTGAACGCATTCCTGAGCAACGAACTTGGCGACAAAGTTGGCCAGTCGGGTGCTACTGATGCAGAACCAAAGGACGTCGTCCTCTACGGCTTTGGCCGCATTGGCCGCCTGCTCGCCCGCATCCTCATCGAACGCGGCGGCTACGGCCTGCGCCTTCGCGCCATCGTGGTCCGCAAGGGCTCGGACGATGACATCGTCAAGCGCGCTTCGCTGCTGCGCCGCGACTCGGTCCACGGCCGCTTCGAAGGATCGATCACCGTCGACGAGGAGAACAACACCATCCTCGCCAACGGCACCTTGATCAAGGTCATCTACTCGAATGACCCGACCACCGTCGACTACACCGCGCACGGCATCGACAACGCCATCGTCGTCGACAACACCGGCCGCTGGCGCGATGAGGCCGGCCTGTCCCAGCACCTGCAGGCCAAGGGCGTTGCCCGCGTTCTGCTGACCGCACCGGGCAAGGGCGACTTGAAGAACATCGTTCACGGCATCAACGATTCCTGGATCACCGCCGAGGACAAGATCGTTACCGCTGCCTCGTGCACCACCAACGCGATCACCCCAGTGCTCAAGGCGCTGAACGACAAGTTCGGCGTGAGCCATGGACACGTCGAGACCGTTCACTCGTTCACCAACGACCAGAACCTGATCGACAACTTCCACAAGGGCGAACGCCGCGGCCGCGCCGCCGCGCTGAACATGGTGATCACCGAAACCGGTGCTGCCAAGGCCGTGGCCAAGGCCCTGCCAGAGTTCGAAGGCAAGCTGACCGGCAACGCCATCCGCGTACCAACCCCGGATGTCTCCATGGCGATCTTGAACCTGAACCTGGAGAGCGAAACCACCAAGGAAGAGCTGAACGCCTACCTTCGCGAGACTTCGCTGACCTCGAACCTGCACAAGCAGATCGACTACATCGACTCTCCCGAGGTGGTTTCCACCGACTTCGTCGGCTCGCGCCGTGCCGGCATCGTCGACGGCCTGGCTACCATCGTCTCGGGCAAGAACGCTGTTGTCTACGTTTGGTACGACAACGAGTTCGGCTACTCCTGCCAGGTGGTGCGCGTGATCGAAACGATCGCCGGCACCCATCCGGTAGCAGTTCCAGCCCTGAAGGCTGAAGCAGTCACCGCCTAA
- a CDS encoding winged helix DNA-binding domain-containing protein, with protein sequence MERERLLSARMASQMLSAPARSTLEAAGHLMAAQSQDFIAGRYALAQRVDPMPSRAQVDQLFNDGLLVRSWTMRGTLHCCLPQDAQWLVQLAKERTLRSAAARHRELQIDPAAIEQAARIIHSYLAEAGAASRTAIFEQLEQQGIGTRNQRGTHLLLALVLHGLICLGPIPEGAKLAAQDFVLAEQWISKHHVPDSPMQELLLRYLGSHAPATLRDAAWYAGQTLTTIRAAAAELGRELVSVGKNERGEDFFVVQGSAAHQACESSGAPQLPTRLLGPFDEYYLSWADRGLVADESMQKQITPGKNGMFNAFWLEQGRARGLWNANIAPTDALGAALHQRYIDFRTTA encoded by the coding sequence ATGGAACGCGAAAGGCTCTTATCGGCCCGGATGGCCAGCCAAATGTTATCCGCGCCTGCCAGATCCACCCTGGAAGCCGCCGGGCACCTGATGGCTGCCCAGTCGCAAGACTTTATTGCTGGCCGCTATGCACTGGCCCAGCGCGTTGATCCGATGCCAAGCAGGGCACAGGTCGACCAGCTTTTTAATGACGGCCTGCTCGTGCGCTCATGGACCATGCGTGGAACCCTGCATTGCTGCCTGCCCCAAGACGCGCAATGGCTGGTGCAACTGGCCAAGGAACGCACCTTGCGTTCAGCTGCTGCCAGGCATCGAGAATTGCAGATTGATCCTGCGGCCATTGAACAGGCAGCCCGGATCATCCACTCCTATCTGGCGGAAGCCGGAGCGGCCAGCAGGACCGCGATTTTTGAGCAGCTGGAGCAACAAGGAATCGGCACGCGCAATCAGCGTGGCACGCACTTGCTGCTCGCATTGGTGCTGCACGGCTTGATTTGCCTCGGCCCGATTCCCGAAGGCGCCAAGCTGGCAGCCCAGGACTTCGTGCTCGCAGAGCAATGGATCAGCAAGCATCATGTTCCCGATAGCCCGATGCAGGAATTGCTGTTGCGCTACCTGGGTTCCCATGCTCCTGCGACCTTGCGTGATGCCGCCTGGTATGCCGGGCAAACGCTGACAACCATTCGCGCGGCGGCCGCGGAACTGGGTCGGGAACTGGTCAGCGTGGGAAAGAACGAGCGCGGCGAGGACTTTTTCGTGGTCCAGGGCTCAGCAGCCCATCAAGCCTGCGAATCATCAGGCGCCCCGCAACTTCCCACTCGCTTGCTCGGACCCTTTGACGAGTACTATCTCTCCTGGGCCGATCGCGGCCTGGTGGCCGATGAATCGATGCAGAAGCAGATCACGCCAGGGAAGAATGGAATGTTCAACGCCTTCTGGCTTGAACAAGGCAGGGCCCGTGGCCTATGGAATGCAAATATAGCGCCGACCGATGCTCTCGGTGCGGCGCTACATCAGCGGTATATCGACTTCAGGACTACTGCATAG
- the def gene encoding peptide deformylase, whose amino-acid sequence MPIRQITVYGEPVLHRRAVEVTEFDDELRQLVADMHVTMDEAHGVGLAAPQIGIGLRLFTYVYADQDSAPERGVIINPKLTLSKVSQAPADVDDESEGCLSVPGLNYPLKRAEYAKVEGFDEFGQPIAFEAHDWFARIMQHEYDHLDGFLYVDKLQPRWDKRWKKAKKALGWGVPGNTWLPGTDEDPFGH is encoded by the coding sequence GTGCCTATCCGGCAGATCACAGTTTACGGAGAACCTGTTCTACATCGTCGCGCGGTGGAAGTCACCGAATTCGACGACGAACTTCGCCAGCTCGTTGCAGATATGCATGTGACCATGGACGAAGCACACGGCGTGGGACTGGCCGCTCCGCAGATTGGCATCGGTCTACGCCTTTTCACCTACGTCTATGCCGACCAGGACTCCGCTCCTGAACGCGGCGTGATCATCAACCCCAAGCTGACCCTCTCCAAGGTTTCACAGGCGCCAGCTGACGTTGATGACGAGTCCGAAGGCTGCCTGTCCGTACCCGGGCTGAACTACCCGCTCAAGCGTGCCGAATACGCCAAGGTGGAGGGCTTTGATGAATTTGGCCAGCCGATCGCTTTTGAAGCCCACGACTGGTTCGCCCGCATCATGCAGCACGAATACGACCACCTTGATGGCTTTCTGTATGTAGACAAGCTGCAGCCGCGCTGGGATAAGCGTTGGAAGAAAGCCAAAAAGGCACTGGGCTGGGGCGTACCAGGGAACACCTGGCTGCCCGGGACCGATGAGGATCCTTTCGGCCATTAG
- a CDS encoding acyl-CoA dehydrogenase family protein, which yields MKRALFEEDHEQFRELATEFNTREVSGKYAQWEKDHQIPREVWQSAGENGLLGLAVPEEFGGMGIDDYRFRVVMDEEFVRAGHLAVALAFHLHDDLVLPYLLAYGSAELKAKWLPRMVDGSTITSCAFTEPGAGSDLRAVRTKAVPDGEDWLLSGQKTFIGNGAFGDAALVLARTDGQSSRASEDSFSLFMVERSEGYTNGNPFDKMGLRASDTAELFFDEVRVSDADRIGEIGQGLRYVKEQLPQARLAIAVAAAAICTASFEQALEHAKNRSTFGQALTQYQNTRFELANLKTESHVTQAFVDQAVLAFNDGELDAHEAAEVKLWASESAKKLSDKALQIHGGYGYIMEYPIAQSFTAARLLTIFGGTSEIMRETIGRAL from the coding sequence GTGAAACGCGCGCTTTTTGAAGAGGACCACGAGCAGTTCCGTGAGCTGGCTACGGAGTTCAACACCCGTGAAGTCTCTGGCAAATACGCCCAGTGGGAGAAGGACCACCAGATTCCTCGCGAGGTATGGCAATCAGCCGGCGAGAATGGCTTGCTGGGCTTGGCAGTTCCCGAGGAATTCGGCGGCATGGGCATTGATGACTACCGCTTCCGCGTGGTCATGGACGAGGAGTTTGTGCGTGCTGGCCACCTGGCCGTCGCGTTGGCCTTCCACTTGCACGACGATCTCGTGCTTCCATACCTGCTGGCCTACGGCTCTGCGGAGCTCAAGGCCAAGTGGCTGCCTCGCATGGTTGATGGCTCCACGATTACTTCCTGCGCCTTCACGGAGCCAGGGGCTGGGTCCGATCTGCGCGCGGTGCGCACCAAGGCGGTGCCAGATGGCGAAGATTGGCTGCTGAGCGGCCAGAAGACTTTCATCGGCAACGGAGCCTTCGGCGATGCCGCCCTGGTCCTTGCCCGCACCGACGGCCAGAGCAGTCGCGCGTCCGAGGATTCCTTCTCCCTGTTCATGGTGGAGCGCTCTGAGGGCTACACCAATGGCAATCCATTCGACAAGATGGGTCTGCGCGCTTCGGATACTGCCGAGTTGTTCTTTGATGAGGTCCGGGTATCTGATGCTGACCGCATTGGCGAGATCGGCCAGGGGCTTCGCTACGTCAAGGAGCAGTTGCCACAGGCTCGCCTGGCTATCGCCGTGGCAGCAGCCGCCATCTGCACTGCGTCCTTCGAGCAGGCCCTGGAGCATGCGAAGAACCGCTCGACCTTTGGACAGGCGTTGACCCAGTACCAGAACACCAGGTTCGAATTGGCTAATCTGAAAACTGAGTCCCATGTCACTCAGGCTTTTGTTGATCAAGCAGTACTGGCGTTCAACGACGGCGAATTGGACGCGCATGAAGCCGCCGAAGTAAAGCTTTGGGCTAGTGAGAGCGCAAAAAAGCTATCCGATAAGGCCCTGCAGATCCATGGTGGCTACGGCTACATCATGGAGTACCCCATTGCCCAGTCATTCACCGCGGCCCGCCTGCTGACCATTTTTGGTGGCACAAGCGAGATCATGCGTGAAACTATTGGACGAGCACTTTAA
- a CDS encoding DUF2306 domain-containing protein: protein MENIIIAVHAISASLVILLAPVNILRRSKDIRHRVIGRTWVISMYFVCVSGMFIYTISGGFTIFHALAIFTFGTTTLGVVNIRRGNIPGHVGNMIGSWIGAMVAGAFAVFAPGRMIPTLYVDEPSLLWGAIGIVVALATMWVLYVLLMLRKGERGRTSGGGTTTGRV, encoded by the coding sequence ATGGAGAACATCATTATTGCTGTTCATGCGATTTCAGCCAGTCTCGTCATTCTGCTGGCTCCGGTCAATATTCTTCGTAGGAGCAAGGACATCCGCCACCGGGTGATCGGCCGCACGTGGGTTATATCCATGTATTTTGTCTGTGTGAGCGGGATGTTCATCTATACCATTAGCGGGGGATTCACGATTTTCCATGCGCTGGCAATTTTTACTTTTGGAACAACAACTCTCGGAGTGGTGAATATTCGGCGGGGCAATATTCCTGGGCATGTCGGAAACATGATTGGTTCGTGGATCGGTGCCATGGTCGCCGGCGCTTTTGCTGTTTTCGCACCCGGTCGGATGATTCCGACTCTTTATGTCGATGAGCCGTCGTTGCTCTGGGGCGCAATCGGAATTGTCGTTGCCCTTGCAACCATGTGGGTGCTTTACGTCTTGCTGATGCTTCGGAAGGGGGAGCGGGGCCGAACCTCGGGCGGGGGCACGACGACAGGGCGGGTTTGA